One stretch of Bremerella cremea DNA includes these proteins:
- the ileS gene encoding isoleucine--tRNA ligase produces MFESIPQHVSFPALETQILDYWQENQIYEKSLAARAGSKPFVFYEGPPTANGMPHPGHCLTRAIKDVFPRYRTMRGYYCERKAGWDTHGLPVEVEVCKELGIHSKEEIENYGVEPFIHKCQASVWRYMQEWERLTQRLGFWVNLEEAYVTYHKSYVESVWWSLKNLYDRGLLYQGHKIVWWWAQGGTALSSGEVGQGYRKVADPSVYVRFPLVDEEDTSLLVWTTTPWTLPSNQFAAVHPELTYATVQDEESGEKLIVAEALVETIAAKAKHNWKVIETQKGEALLGKRYRPPFDYYYKDLGNTLGTLKTGEKQHIAWRVVAADFVTIDSGTGLVHQAPAFGEVDYEVLANEQDRFEQGEGPSLICSVGPDGKFTDEAPDYQGRWVKEADKDISRELKERGILFLLDQYLHDYPFCWRAEDDPLIQYPRESWFIRTTKFKDQMLANNQQINWLPEHIRDGRFGNFLDSNVDWALSRERYWGTPLPIWVCQETGKGEAVASYAELQEKPGATGFEVWEKAKAENPDLVDDLMIHKPYIDEITYDSPFAAGARMKRVPEVIDCWYDSGAMPFAQWGYPHKGEKNFDAQFPADFISEAIDQTRGWFYSQLAISTLLFGNDEEGKTKPHAYPHPFKNCIVLGLMLGEDGQKMSKSKRNYREPTEIFDRYGADALRWYLYANQPPWTSIRYNEQSIKDSIPEFLLRLWNVYSFFVIYANIDGFEPEKSVTDLAAGLANHFDGAQGARPVAERSELDRWILSELNRMIETVTHRMDAYDNYNACAAINEFVDGLSNWYVRRSRDRFWAKDKQSADKLDAYWTLYECLLTTCQVIAPFVPFLSDTLWQNLAGVFGEKAALSVHLCDFPAVDTKAIDTQLSQRMALLREIASLGRQARMNEKLKVRQPLSKVEVVLADNTHCDWLESHSALLCEELNVKEVAFTQDADEYINYQIQPNFKRLGPRVGKLLPTVKKILGQTDATALLNTLQTAGAFTLTIEGEALTFDNEDIQVRLTAKEGWAAAQGKLCVVVLNTELTPELIQEGYIKDLVRLIQDKRKELDLEYTAEIEVGVVTESADVSSAVEKFTDYIQSETLATSVRSQAIADIEPITTTIADSEVRIYVKQA; encoded by the coding sequence CAATGGGATGCCACATCCAGGGCACTGCTTAACTCGCGCGATCAAAGATGTCTTCCCCCGTTATCGCACCATGCGGGGTTATTACTGCGAACGCAAAGCGGGCTGGGATACGCACGGCCTACCAGTGGAAGTGGAAGTCTGCAAAGAACTCGGCATCCACTCGAAGGAAGAAATCGAAAACTACGGCGTCGAACCGTTCATCCACAAATGCCAGGCCAGCGTCTGGCGTTACATGCAAGAGTGGGAACGTTTAACCCAACGCCTCGGCTTCTGGGTCAACCTGGAAGAAGCCTACGTTACCTACCACAAAAGCTATGTCGAAAGTGTCTGGTGGTCGCTAAAGAATCTGTACGATCGCGGGTTGCTGTATCAAGGCCATAAGATCGTCTGGTGGTGGGCTCAGGGTGGCACGGCGCTGAGCAGTGGCGAAGTGGGGCAAGGTTACCGCAAAGTGGCCGACCCCAGCGTGTATGTCCGATTCCCACTTGTGGATGAAGAAGATACCTCCCTGCTCGTTTGGACAACCACGCCTTGGACGCTGCCGAGCAATCAGTTCGCGGCCGTTCACCCCGAGTTGACTTATGCGACCGTCCAAGACGAAGAATCTGGCGAGAAGCTGATTGTCGCCGAAGCTTTGGTTGAAACGATCGCCGCCAAGGCCAAGCACAACTGGAAGGTGATCGAAACCCAAAAAGGGGAAGCCCTGCTGGGCAAGCGGTATCGCCCACCATTCGATTACTACTACAAAGACCTCGGCAACACGCTAGGTACACTCAAAACCGGCGAGAAGCAGCATATCGCCTGGCGAGTTGTTGCCGCTGACTTTGTCACCATCGACAGCGGAACTGGCCTCGTCCATCAAGCCCCAGCCTTTGGTGAAGTCGACTACGAAGTCCTGGCCAACGAGCAAGATCGCTTTGAACAAGGAGAAGGGCCATCGCTGATTTGTAGCGTCGGTCCCGATGGTAAGTTCACCGACGAAGCCCCCGACTACCAAGGACGCTGGGTCAAAGAAGCCGACAAAGACATCTCGCGCGAACTGAAAGAGCGTGGCATCCTATTCCTGCTCGATCAATACCTGCACGATTATCCCTTCTGCTGGCGGGCAGAAGACGATCCGCTCATCCAGTATCCGCGCGAAAGCTGGTTCATCCGCACGACCAAATTCAAAGACCAGATGTTGGCTAACAACCAGCAAATCAACTGGCTACCAGAACATATCCGCGACGGACGTTTCGGCAACTTCCTAGATAGCAACGTCGACTGGGCCCTCTCGCGCGAACGTTACTGGGGCACACCACTGCCGATCTGGGTTTGCCAGGAAACCGGCAAGGGAGAAGCGGTCGCCAGCTATGCCGAACTGCAAGAGAAGCCTGGTGCCACCGGTTTCGAGGTCTGGGAAAAGGCCAAAGCAGAAAACCCCGACTTAGTCGACGACTTGATGATCCACAAGCCGTACATCGACGAGATCACCTACGACTCGCCGTTTGCTGCAGGGGCACGAATGAAGCGTGTGCCGGAGGTGATCGACTGCTGGTACGACTCCGGGGCAATGCCGTTCGCCCAGTGGGGCTATCCGCATAAGGGGGAGAAAAACTTCGACGCCCAGTTCCCTGCCGACTTCATCAGCGAAGCCATCGATCAGACGCGAGGTTGGTTCTACAGCCAACTTGCGATCAGCACGCTGCTGTTCGGCAACGACGAAGAAGGCAAAACAAAACCGCACGCCTATCCGCATCCGTTCAAGAACTGCATCGTGCTTGGCTTGATGCTGGGCGAAGACGGGCAGAAGATGTCCAAAAGCAAGCGGAACTACCGCGAGCCGACGGAGATCTTCGATCGTTACGGGGCCGATGCGCTGCGGTGGTACCTGTATGCCAACCAGCCACCGTGGACCTCCATCCGCTACAACGAACAGTCGATCAAAGACAGCATTCCGGAGTTCCTCCTTCGCCTTTGGAACGTCTACAGCTTCTTCGTGATCTACGCCAACATCGACGGCTTCGAGCCGGAAAAATCGGTGACCGATCTTGCTGCCGGCCTGGCCAATCACTTCGACGGAGCTCAAGGAGCACGCCCGGTCGCCGAGCGGAGCGAACTTGATCGCTGGATTCTCAGCGAACTCAATCGCATGATCGAAACGGTTACTCACCGCATGGACGCCTACGACAACTACAACGCATGTGCTGCGATCAACGAGTTCGTCGACGGGCTTTCCAATTGGTACGTTCGCCGCAGTCGCGATCGTTTCTGGGCGAAAGACAAGCAGTCGGCTGACAAGCTGGATGCCTATTGGACGCTGTACGAATGCCTGCTGACTACCTGTCAGGTGATCGCCCCGTTCGTCCCGTTCCTTTCCGACACGCTGTGGCAAAACCTGGCGGGTGTATTCGGTGAAAAAGCCGCTTTGAGTGTTCACTTATGCGACTTCCCCGCAGTCGATACCAAGGCCATCGACACGCAGCTTTCCCAACGCATGGCCCTGCTGCGCGAGATCGCCTCGCTCGGTCGTCAGGCACGCATGAACGAGAAGCTCAAAGTTCGCCAACCGCTGTCAAAAGTGGAAGTCGTCCTGGCCGACAACACGCACTGCGACTGGCTCGAATCGCACAGTGCCCTGCTCTGCGAAGAACTGAACGTCAAAGAAGTCGCGTTCACGCAAGATGCCGACGAGTACATCAACTACCAAATCCAGCCCAACTTCAAACGGCTTGGCCCACGCGTTGGTAAACTCTTGCCAACCGTGAAAAAGATACTTGGCCAGACCGACGCCACTGCCCTTTTAAATACCCTGCAGACGGCTGGTGCCTTTACGCTGACCATCGAAGGAGAAGCCCTCACCTTCGATAACGAAGACATTCAAGTTCGCTTGACCGCCAAAGAAGGCTGGGCCGCCGCACAAGGAAAATTGTGCGTGGTGGTGCTCAATACCGAACTAACGCCAGAGCTGATCCAAGAAGGGTACATCAAAGACCTTGTGCGGCTGATCCAAGACAAGCGAAAAGAGCTGGACCTGGAATACACGGCCGAAATCGAGGTCGGAGTCGTCACGGAATCTGCCGATGTGAGTTCTGCGGTTGAGAAATTCACCGACTACATTCAAAGTGAAACACTGGCCACCAGCGTTCGCAGCCAAGCCATTGCTGATATCGAACCGATCACCACGACTATCGCTGACAGCGAAGTTCGCATTTACGTGAAACAAGCATGA
- the purN gene encoding phosphoribosylglycinamide formyltransferase, with protein MTQPAPIFTKHTADNPLKIAVLISGGGTTLRNLLERIEQDKLPLEVVLVVSSSRAAKGMVYAEDANIPCKIVTVQDHPEIADFSADIFHACRKAGAELVVMGGFLKQVAIPADFENRVVNIHPSLIPSFCGAGFYGSRVHMAVLEYGAKVSGCTVHFVDDHYDHGPIISQAVVDVLPDDSPQTLAERVFETECQAYPAAITALAEGRVAIAGRKVTVSPR; from the coding sequence ATGACGCAACCAGCGCCGATATTCACGAAGCACACTGCGGACAACCCGCTGAAAATTGCCGTGCTGATTTCAGGTGGCGGGACGACCTTGCGCAACCTGCTAGAGCGTATCGAACAGGACAAGCTCCCTTTGGAGGTGGTGTTAGTTGTTTCTAGCAGCCGTGCGGCAAAAGGAATGGTTTACGCCGAAGACGCGAACATCCCTTGCAAGATCGTCACGGTGCAAGACCACCCAGAGATCGCTGACTTCTCGGCCGACATCTTCCATGCCTGCCGTAAAGCAGGGGCCGAGTTGGTCGTCATGGGAGGCTTCCTGAAACAGGTTGCCATCCCCGCCGACTTCGAGAACCGAGTGGTCAACATCCACCCGTCGCTGATCCCTTCGTTCTGCGGCGCTGGTTTCTACGGCAGCCGCGTCCATATGGCCGTCCTCGAATATGGCGCGAAGGTCAGCGGTTGCACGGTTCATTTTGTCGACGATCACTACGATCACGGCCCCATCATCAGCCAGGCGGTCGTTGACGTTCTGCCTGACGATTCTCCTCAAACCTTGGCCGAGCGTGTTTTCGAAACCGAGTGCCAAGCCTACCCGGCCGCCATTACCGCCCTCGCGGAAGGTCGTGTCGCGATCGCTGGCCGCAAAGTCACCGTCTCACCTCGCTAA
- a CDS encoding DeoR/GlpR family DNA-binding transcription regulator — MQVDVRRTRLLELVRARGFASLPELAQELEVSESTVRRDVEQLEEAGSARRTHGGVFYTGPSPNLPHFELRHEMQWSKKRQIARAAAQLIEEGDTVILDGGSTTYELAQMLVGRTLQVVTNSLPVANLFMASSTTELILLGGYVHSATGVSLGPYANEMISRLSARRAVLSVAGITQQGLYNSNLLLVETERAMMKAGGEVIIVADSTKFGRQSLAQMCELSEVDKLVVDHEISESWQQQVRDANVELIVAPAELAIIERPVSHKAS; from the coding sequence ATGCAAGTGGACGTCCGACGAACACGACTTTTGGAATTGGTGCGAGCCCGTGGGTTCGCCTCGTTGCCAGAGCTCGCGCAAGAGTTGGAGGTTTCCGAATCGACCGTCCGGCGCGATGTGGAACAGTTGGAAGAAGCTGGGTCGGCTCGCAGGACGCACGGGGGAGTTTTTTATACCGGCCCTTCCCCCAACTTGCCCCACTTCGAGCTTCGCCACGAAATGCAGTGGAGCAAGAAACGGCAAATTGCTCGGGCTGCGGCGCAGCTGATCGAAGAAGGTGACACGGTCATCCTCGACGGTGGCAGCACAACTTACGAACTAGCTCAGATGCTGGTTGGACGCACCTTGCAGGTCGTGACCAATTCGTTGCCGGTGGCCAACCTATTTATGGCCAGCAGCACAACCGAATTGATCTTGTTGGGTGGTTACGTTCACAGCGCCACCGGCGTTTCGCTGGGGCCTTACGCGAACGAAATGATCTCGCGTCTAAGTGCCCGGCGAGCTGTTTTGAGCGTGGCCGGCATTACCCAACAAGGCCTGTACAACAGCAACCTCCTGCTCGTTGAAACCGAGCGGGCCATGATGAAAGCTGGCGGCGAGGTAATTATCGTTGCCGACAGCACCAAGTTTGGCCGACAAAGCTTGGCTCAAATGTGCGAACTATCCGAGGTCGACAAGCTCGTGGTGGATCACGAGATCTCGGAAAGTTGGCAACAACAAGTCCGCGACGCCAACGTAGAGTTGATTGTCGCTCCTGCCGAATTGGCCATCATCGAACGTCCGGTTTCCCACAAAGCCAGTTAA